A DNA window from Streptococcus sp. LPB0220 contains the following coding sequences:
- a CDS encoding polysaccharide biosynthesis protein produces MSHEQNDQQAQMLRGTAWMTASNFISRLLGAAYIIPWYIWMGKYGPQANGLFTMGYNIYAWFLLISTAGVPVAVAKQVAKYNTRDQADHSFALIRGFLKFMGILGLGFAILMYLLSPVFASLSGGGKELIPIMQSLSWAVLIFPSMSVIRGFFQGFNNMKPYAISQIAEQVIRVIWMLLTTFFIMKIGSGDYVQAVTQSTFAAFIGMGASLLVLFYYLAKTGLLSSIFRKQEGSEGIDTRALLIDTIREAIPFIITGSAIQLFQIVDQMTFINVMSWFTDYSQKQLLVMFSYFSANPNKITMILIAVATSIGGVGIPLLTENYVKGDLKAAGKLVQDNLTMLLAFLLPATFGAVAVAKPLYTVFYGQPDGLALGLFIVAMLQTVILGLYTVLSPMIQALFQNRKAIRYFLYGVVVKLVLQIPFILVFRSYGPLLSTTIALMVPIVLMYREIQTITQFNRTIVFKRTLLGSILTVVMLLGVLIAGLILGWIFPPNGRVSSMIYIIVIGGLGVVIYGALGLWLRYFDRFIGGQAARLRQKFRIK; encoded by the coding sequence ATGAGTCACGAACAAAATGACCAGCAAGCCCAGATGCTACGCGGGACTGCCTGGATGACAGCCAGCAATTTTATCAGCCGTTTGCTAGGAGCCGCTTATATTATTCCTTGGTATATTTGGATGGGAAAATATGGGCCACAAGCCAATGGTCTTTTTACAATGGGATACAATATCTATGCTTGGTTTCTCTTGATTTCGACAGCTGGAGTGCCCGTAGCTGTTGCCAAGCAAGTAGCCAAATACAATACCCGGGACCAAGCGGATCATAGCTTTGCTTTGATTCGGGGCTTCTTGAAATTTATGGGAATTCTAGGCCTTGGATTTGCCATTCTCATGTATCTTTTGTCTCCTGTCTTTGCAAGTCTTTCAGGTGGGGGAAAAGAGTTGATTCCGATCATGCAGAGCCTTTCTTGGGCTGTCTTGATCTTTCCTTCGATGAGTGTCATTCGGGGATTTTTCCAAGGTTTTAACAACATGAAGCCTTACGCCATTAGCCAGATCGCTGAACAAGTCATTCGGGTCATCTGGATGTTGCTCACGACCTTCTTCATTATGAAGATTGGCTCAGGTGATTACGTGCAGGCTGTGACGCAGTCGACCTTTGCAGCCTTTATTGGTATGGGAGCGAGCCTTCTAGTGCTCTTTTATTACCTTGCAAAGACAGGCTTGCTCTCTTCTATTTTTAGAAAGCAAGAGGGAAGTGAAGGGATTGACACTCGGGCTCTCTTGATCGATACGATTCGGGAAGCCATTCCTTTCATCATCACAGGTTCCGCGATTCAGCTCTTCCAAATTGTTGACCAGATGACCTTTATCAATGTCATGTCTTGGTTCACAGATTATAGTCAAAAGCAGCTCTTGGTCATGTTTAGTTATTTCTCTGCTAATCCAAACAAAATCACCATGATCTTGATTGCGGTAGCGACTTCGATTGGGGGAGTTGGGATTCCTCTGTTGACAGAGAATTATGTGAAGGGGGACCTAAAAGCAGCTGGGAAGCTCGTACAGGATAACTTGACCATGTTGCTCGCTTTCTTGCTTCCAGCCACCTTTGGTGCAGTAGCAGTCGCAAAACCACTTTATACGGTATTTTATGGGCAACCCGATGGCTTGGCCTTAGGACTCTTTATCGTAGCGATGTTGCAGACCGTAATTCTCGGTCTTTACACGGTCTTATCGCCAATGATTCAAGCCCTCTTTCAAAATCGCAAGGCCATTCGATACTTCCTCTATGGGGTAGTGGTGAAATTGGTCCTCCAAATTCCATTTATTTTGGTCTTTCGTTCTTATGGTCCGCTTTTGTCAACGACCATTGCGTTAATGGTGCCAATCGTCCTCATGTATCGGGAGATCCAAACCATTACTCAGTTTAATCGCACCATCGTCTTCAAGCGGACCTTACTTGGTTCTATCCTGACTGTGGTGATGCTACTTGGAGTCTTGATCGCCGGCTTGATTTTGGGCTGGATTTTCCCACCAAATGGCCGTGTATCGAGCATGATTTATATCATCGTCATTGGCGGATTAGGGGTTGTTATCTATGGAGCCTTAGGATTATGGCTACGGTATTTTGACCGCTTTATCGGAGGGCAAGCAGCACGTCTCAGACAAAAATTCCGGATTAAATAA
- a CDS encoding UDP-N-acetylmuramoyl-L-alanyl-D-glutamate--L-lysine ligase gives MITIEQTLNILKHDQNFREVLMNGEYHYHLEGTSFDAISYDSRKVSASTLFFVKGANFKKEYLEQAISNGLGFYVSEKDYEVGIPAILVNDIKQAMSLIAMEFYGHPEKQLKLLAFTGTKGKTTAAYFAYHILEQSYRPAMLSTMNTTLDGKNFFKSALTTPESLDLFAMMAQAVANDRTHLIMEVSSQAYLVKRVYGLTFDVGVFLNISPDHIGPIEHPTFEDYFYHKRLLMKNSQAVVINSDMDHFSVLKEQVEGQEHDFYGSQSENQIENSKAFSFSATGKLAGDYDIQLIGRFNQENAVAAGLACLRLGASLEDIQKGISKTRVPGRMEVLTQKNGAKVFIDYAHNGDSLKKLLSVVETHQTGTISLVLGSTGNKGESRRKDFGLLLEDHPEIQVFLTADDPNYEDPLAIAEEISSFITRPVEKIADREQAIQLAMATTSKPEDAVIIAGKGADCYQIVNGVKEEYPGDAAIAERYL, from the coding sequence ATGATTACAATTGAACAAACCCTCAACATTTTAAAACATGACCAAAATTTCCGAGAAGTTCTAATGAATGGTGAATACCATTACCATCTAGAAGGAACAAGTTTTGATGCCATTAGCTATGATAGCCGTAAGGTGTCTGCTAGCACCCTCTTTTTTGTCAAAGGGGCCAATTTCAAAAAAGAATACCTGGAACAGGCTATTTCTAATGGGCTCGGCTTTTATGTCTCTGAAAAAGATTATGAAGTTGGTATCCCTGCCATTCTTGTCAATGATATCAAGCAAGCCATGAGCTTAATTGCCATGGAGTTTTATGGGCACCCTGAGAAACAATTAAAATTATTAGCTTTCACAGGGACCAAGGGAAAGACAACAGCGGCCTACTTTGCTTACCATATTTTGGAACAAAGCTACCGACCAGCTATGCTGTCTACCATGAATACGACACTGGATGGTAAAAACTTCTTTAAATCAGCCCTGACAACACCAGAGAGTTTGGATCTTTTTGCTATGATGGCTCAGGCAGTAGCGAATGATCGGACCCACCTCATTATGGAAGTTTCCAGTCAAGCTTATCTGGTGAAACGGGTTTACGGTCTTACTTTTGATGTTGGTGTTTTCCTCAACATCAGCCCTGACCATATTGGACCGATTGAACATCCAACTTTTGAGGATTATTTCTACCACAAACGTCTCCTCATGAAGAATAGCCAAGCTGTTGTCATCAATAGCGATATGGATCATTTCTCTGTCTTGAAAGAACAAGTCGAGGGCCAGGAGCACGACTTCTATGGTAGCCAGTCTGAGAATCAAATTGAAAACTCCAAAGCTTTCAGCTTCTCAGCTACTGGTAAATTAGCTGGAGACTATGATATCCAACTCATTGGTCGCTTCAACCAAGAAAATGCTGTGGCTGCAGGTCTCGCCTGCCTTCGTCTAGGGGCGAGTCTCGAAGACATCCAAAAAGGAATTTCCAAGACGCGCGTTCCTGGCCGAATGGAAGTCTTGACTCAAAAGAATGGGGCCAAGGTCTTCATCGACTATGCCCATAATGGAGATAGCTTGAAAAAACTGCTCTCAGTTGTCGAAACCCATCAAACCGGAACCATTTCGCTGGTCCTTGGATCAACCGGTAATAAAGGAGAGAGCCGCCGCAAGGACTTTGGCTTGCTCTTAGAAGACCATCCTGAGATCCAAGTCTTCCTCACAGCGGATGACCCTAACTATGAAGATCCTTTGGCCATCGCAGAAGAGATTAGCAGTTTTATCACGCGCCCTGTCGAGAAAATCGCAGATCGCGAGCAAGCCATTCAACTGGCTATGGCGACAACCAGCAAGCCTGAAGATGCTGTTATTATCGCTGGAAAAGGAGCAGACTGCTACCAAATCGTCAATGGCGTAAAAGAAGAGTATCCAGGTGACGCCGCCATCGCTGAACGTTATCTATGA
- the pflA gene encoding pyruvate formate-lyase-activating protein: MENETVDYGKVTGMVHSTESFGAVDGPGIRFIVFLQGCQMRCQYCHNPDTWAMETNKSRERTVDDVLEEALRYRGFWGEKGGITVSGGEALLQIDFLIALFTKAQELGIHCTLDTCALPFRNTPRYLEKFDRLMAVTDLVLLDIKEINDERHKIVTSHTNKTILACAKYLSDIGKPVWIRHVLVPGLTDRDDDLIELGKFVKTLKNVDKFEILPYHTMGEFKWRELGIPYKLEGVKPPTKERVQNAKDLMETESYQDYLKRVKG, translated from the coding sequence ATGGAAAATGAAACAGTTGACTATGGAAAAGTAACAGGAATGGTACACTCAACAGAAAGTTTTGGTGCAGTAGACGGGCCTGGGATCCGCTTTATTGTCTTCCTTCAAGGGTGTCAAATGCGGTGTCAATACTGCCACAATCCAGATACTTGGGCAATGGAAACCAACAAGTCCCGTGAACGGACAGTGGATGATGTTCTAGAAGAAGCCCTCCGTTATCGTGGATTTTGGGGCGAAAAAGGGGGAATCACTGTCAGTGGAGGAGAAGCCCTCTTGCAGATTGACTTTTTGATTGCCCTCTTCACCAAGGCTCAAGAGTTGGGCATTCATTGTACCTTGGATACCTGTGCCCTTCCTTTCCGGAATACACCTCGTTATTTGGAAAAATTCGACCGCTTGATGGCGGTGACAGACTTGGTGCTTCTGGATATCAAGGAAATCAATGATGAACGACACAAAATTGTGACCAGCCATACCAATAAAACGATTTTAGCTTGTGCCAAGTACTTATCTGATATTGGAAAACCAGTCTGGATTCGTCACGTTTTAGTCCCAGGTTTGACAGACCGAGATGATGATTTGATCGAGCTTGGAAAATTTGTTAAAACCCTTAAAAATGTTGATAAATTTGAGATCCTTCCTTACCATACTATGGGGGAATTCAAATGGCGTGAATTGGGCATTCCGTACAAATTGGAGGGTGTGAAACCACCGACAAAAGAACGGGTCCAAAATGCAAAAGATTTGATGGAAACAGAAAGTTACCAAGATTACCTGAAACGGGTCAAAGGATAA
- a CDS encoding YiiX/YebB-like N1pC/P60 family cysteine hydrolase, whose product MLENGDLIFVKDDSDIGQAIQASTGNYSHVAIFLDGFIYHATVEGGVLSQSPEDFFEAEKVYDLYRCAEIDCPEVKKRAESLLGAPYNASFYQDGDGYYCSQFIAELLPIFETIPMKFGDEEEEISPFWLDYYKELGLAVPLDQPGTNPSQLAQSPLLHFKERYLDDLDS is encoded by the coding sequence ATGCTAGAAAATGGTGATTTAATCTTTGTGAAAGATGATTCGGATATAGGGCAGGCCATCCAGGCATCAACTGGCAACTATAGCCATGTGGCCATCTTTTTGGACGGATTCATTTATCATGCCACGGTAGAAGGTGGCGTCCTTTCCCAGTCCCCTGAAGATTTCTTTGAAGCTGAGAAAGTATATGACCTTTATCGCTGTGCGGAGATTGATTGTCCAGAGGTCAAAAAGCGAGCAGAGAGTCTTTTAGGGGCTCCCTACAATGCGTCCTTTTATCAGGATGGAGATGGTTATTACTGTTCCCAGTTCATTGCTGAACTACTTCCTATTTTTGAAACCATTCCCATGAAGTTTGGAGATGAGGAAGAGGAGATTAGTCCGTTCTGGCTGGATTACTACAAGGAGCTCGGTCTAGCCGTTCCTCTAGATCAGCCCGGGACCAACCCGAGTCAGTTAGCCCAATCTCCACTGCTACATTTTAAAGAAAGGTATTTGGATGATTTGGATTCATGA
- a CDS encoding TetR/AcrR family transcriptional regulator: MAKDTRSRIIRVAEEIFRKEPYQKVGIRQIAQAAGCSHTAIYQYFKKKEDILYAVAEKPLTHLYHTCLEISHSKQTDKERLLQICQTYVDFGFRERSFYELLIFYRGEHEDPGDCSQPLMQLRMKSYRLLEEAIDVFLPKDLSDAEVLNIRSGIFIFLHGLVSIYSRDNEECPERIKQLLTDFISFKIIEMK, translated from the coding sequence ATGGCAAAGGATACAAGGTCCAGAATTATCAGAGTAGCAGAGGAAATTTTCCGAAAAGAACCTTACCAGAAGGTGGGAATTAGGCAGATTGCTCAAGCTGCAGGATGTTCACATACAGCTATTTATCAGTATTTTAAAAAGAAAGAGGATATTTTATATGCAGTAGCGGAAAAACCGTTAACTCATCTCTATCATACTTGCTTAGAAATCAGCCATTCCAAGCAGACTGATAAAGAACGTCTGCTCCAAATCTGTCAAACATATGTGGATTTTGGGTTTAGAGAACGAAGTTTTTATGAATTATTGATTTTTTACCGTGGAGAGCATGAAGATCCAGGCGATTGTTCGCAACCGTTGATGCAATTGAGAATGAAAAGTTATCGTTTATTGGAAGAAGCTATTGATGTCTTTTTACCGAAAGACTTATCTGATGCAGAAGTGCTAAATATTCGTAGTGGAATCTTTATTTTTTTACATGGCCTAGTGAGTATCTACAGTAGGGACAATGAAGAATGTCCAGAACGCATTAAGCAACTACTGACTGATTTTATTTCTTTTAAAATAATAGAAATGAAATGA
- a CDS encoding MBL fold metallo-hydrolase: protein MSFLYRLLTRTKQISPHINKFEFELGIFVVSIWLVESSGRFYVIDTGMRGMEKYAAQFLLPQKIEAIFLTHGHPDHIKGLLYLRQHFGNIPTLISEKEFPYISGKEPFPNRKETEKVIFDPATFITVESQEGQDLISSAGLKPLFSPGHSPGHVVYYHEEDQVLIAGDLFTATRGGKLRPPMKGYTADMRQALASGERILNSYPQALVSVCHGSEVKDAVRDFEALNGFKGSL, encoded by the coding sequence ATGTCTTTCTTGTATCGTTTATTAACACGTACAAAACAAATCAGTCCACATATAAATAAGTTTGAGTTCGAATTGGGCATTTTTGTTGTCAGCATATGGCTAGTTGAATCATCTGGTCGCTTTTATGTGATTGATACGGGAATGCGAGGAATGGAGAAGTACGCTGCCCAGTTTTTACTCCCACAAAAAATTGAAGCAATTTTTCTGACCCATGGACATCCAGATCATATCAAAGGTTTGCTCTATCTTAGACAGCACTTTGGGAACATCCCGACTTTAATCAGTGAGAAGGAATTCCCCTATATTTCAGGCAAAGAACCTTTTCCTAATAGAAAAGAGACGGAAAAAGTGATTTTTGATCCGGCTACTTTTATAACTGTTGAAAGTCAAGAAGGTCAAGACTTGATAAGTAGTGCAGGACTAAAACCCCTATTTTCTCCTGGGCATTCCCCTGGTCATGTTGTTTATTACCATGAAGAGGATCAAGTTTTAATCGCTGGAGATCTTTTCACAGCTACGAGAGGTGGAAAGTTGCGTCCACCAATGAAAGGATATACAGCAGATATGAGACAAGCTTTAGCTAGTGGTGAAAGAATTCTCAATAGTTATCCGCAGGCACTTGTTAGTGTTTGTCATGGTAGTGAGGTAAAAGATGCAGTACGAGATTTTGAGGCATTGAATGGGTTTAAAGGGAGTTTGTAA
- a CDS encoding MalY/PatB family protein, translating into MTKYDFTTLPNRLTHHTYKWKETETDPEIIPAWIADMDFNVIPEVREAVIGYADQMVYGYTYASDSLYQSILDWEKEEHGYSFDKEAVVFIEGVVPAISTAIQAFTKEGDAVLINTPVYPPFARSVKLNRRKLIENSLVEKDGLFQIDFDQLEKDIVEQDVKLYVLCNPHNPGGRVWDREVLEKIGHLCQKHGVLLVSDEIHQDLALFGHRHTSFNTVDPSFKDFSLILTSATKTFNIAGTKNSYVVIENPKLRTAFKQRQLANNQHEISGLGYIATEAAYRHGKPWLTELKQVFEKHIDYVVDELHAKTKIRVMKPQGTYLLWLDFSAYPYTDDELHAKIHDQAKLILNRGTDFGKEGNLHARLNVAAPFTLIEEITKRLVETFLK; encoded by the coding sequence ATGACCAAATATGATTTCACGACTTTACCGAATCGATTGACCCACCATACCTACAAGTGGAAAGAAACTGAGACAGATCCAGAAATCATTCCAGCTTGGATCGCGGACATGGATTTTAATGTCATTCCAGAAGTACGAGAAGCTGTTATCGGCTATGCAGACCAAATGGTCTATGGCTACACCTATGCATCGGATAGCCTCTACCAGTCTATCCTTGATTGGGAAAAAGAAGAGCATGGCTATTCCTTTGACAAGGAAGCTGTCGTCTTTATCGAAGGCGTTGTTCCAGCTATTTCAACAGCTATTCAAGCCTTCACCAAGGAAGGGGATGCGGTCTTAATCAATACACCGGTCTATCCTCCATTTGCCCGAAGTGTCAAACTCAATCGTCGAAAATTGATCGAAAATTCGTTAGTCGAAAAAGACGGTCTTTTCCAAATTGATTTTGATCAGCTAGAAAAAGACATTGTGGAGCAAGACGTTAAACTCTATGTTTTGTGCAATCCGCACAATCCTGGAGGCCGTGTATGGGATCGTGAAGTCTTGGAAAAAATCGGCCACCTCTGTCAAAAACATGGTGTCCTTCTCGTTTCAGATGAGATCCACCAAGATTTGGCCTTGTTTGGCCACCGTCATACCAGCTTTAACACAGTTGATCCAAGCTTTAAAGATTTCAGCTTGATCTTAACCAGTGCAACCAAGACTTTCAATATTGCAGGAACAAAAAATTCCTATGTGGTCATTGAAAATCCAAAGCTTCGTACGGCTTTTAAACAACGGCAATTGGCCAATAACCAACATGAAATCTCAGGATTGGGCTATATTGCAACAGAAGCGGCTTATCGCCATGGTAAACCTTGGTTGACAGAGCTCAAGCAAGTCTTTGAAAAACACATCGACTATGTGGTAGATGAATTGCATGCAAAGACCAAAATCCGTGTCATGAAACCCCAAGGAACCTATCTTCTTTGGTTGGACTTTTCAGCCTATCCTTATACCGATGATGAGCTGCATGCTAAAATTCATGACCAAGCCAAATTGATTTTGAACCGTGGAACAGATTTTGGAAAAGAAGGAAACTTGCATGCTCGCCTCAATGTAGCAGCCCCTTTCACCCTCATTGAAGAAATCACCAAACGCTTGGTGGAAACTTTTCTCAAATAA
- a CDS encoding cystathionine gamma-synthase yields the protein MSKKRNINTILAQAGIKSDQATGALTTPLHFSTTYQHPEFGQSTGFDYTRTKNPTRATAEKTLAAIESADYALATSSGMSAIVLAFSIFPVGTKVLAVRDLYGGSFRWFNQQEQEGRFSFTYANTEEELIHHLDHDPVDVLYIETPTNPLMLEFDIAHLAKLAHAKGAKVVVDNTFYSPIYQRPIEEGADIVLHSATKYLAGHNDVLAGVVVTNDADLYDKLFYNLNTTGAVLSPFDSYLLIRGLKTLSIRMERSTENARKVVEFLKTSPQVKEVLYTGKGGMVSFKIQDEKKIPNLLNSLQVFTFAESLGGVESLITYPTTQTHADIPAEVRHSYGLTDDLLRLSIGIEDADDLIDDLKQALEA from the coding sequence ATGAGTAAAAAACGCAATATCAATACGATTTTGGCACAGGCAGGAATCAAGTCAGATCAAGCGACGGGAGCTTTGACGACTCCGTTGCATTTTTCAACAACTTACCAACACCCAGAATTTGGTCAGTCTACAGGTTTTGACTATACCCGTACAAAAAATCCAACACGCGCAACAGCTGAGAAGACTTTGGCAGCTATCGAAAGTGCAGACTATGCTTTGGCGACAAGTTCTGGAATGTCAGCTATTGTGCTTGCTTTTAGCATTTTCCCAGTTGGTACAAAAGTCTTAGCCGTTCGTGACCTTTATGGAGGCTCTTTCCGCTGGTTTAACCAACAAGAGCAAGAAGGCCGCTTCTCTTTCACCTATGCCAATACGGAAGAAGAACTGATCCACCATCTAGATCATGATCCGGTGGATGTCCTCTATATTGAAACACCAACCAATCCATTGATGTTGGAATTTGATATTGCTCATTTAGCCAAATTGGCCCATGCAAAAGGTGCCAAAGTCGTGGTGGACAATACTTTCTATAGCCCAATCTATCAACGTCCGATTGAAGAGGGAGCAGATATTGTCCTACATTCAGCAACCAAGTACCTGGCTGGTCACAACGATGTCTTGGCTGGTGTTGTCGTGACAAATGATGCAGATCTGTATGACAAACTCTTTTACAATTTGAACACGACAGGTGCTGTTCTTTCCCCATTTGACAGCTATCTGTTGATCCGTGGTCTCAAGACACTCTCTATCCGGATGGAGCGCTCCACTGAGAATGCCCGCAAGGTAGTCGAGTTTTTGAAAACCTCCCCTCAGGTCAAAGAAGTCCTCTACACTGGAAAAGGTGGAATGGTCTCCTTTAAAATTCAAGATGAGAAAAAAATTCCTAACTTGTTGAATTCCCTTCAAGTCTTTACCTTTGCAGAAAGCCTTGGCGGAGTTGAAAGCTTGATCACTTATCCTACCACTCAGACTCATGCGGACATCCCTGCAGAAGTTCGCCATTCATACGGTTTGACAGATGATCTGCTTCGGTTGTCCATCGGAATTGAAGATGCGGATGATTTGATTGACGATTTGAAACAAGCATTGGAGGCTTAA
- a CDS encoding manganese-dependent inorganic pyrophosphatase, producing MSKILVFGHQNPDSDAIGSSVAFAYLAKEAYGLDTEAVALGTPNEETAFVLDYFGVEAPRVITSAKAEGAEQVILTDHNEFQQSVSDIAEVEVYGVVDHHRVANFETASPLYMRLEPVGSASSIVYRMFKEHGVAVPKELAGLMLSGLISDTLLLKSPTTHPSDKVIAPELAELAGVNLEEYGLAMLKAGTNLASKSAEELIDIDAKTFELNGNNVRVAQVNTVDIAEVLERQAEIEAAIQAANAANGYSDFVLMITDIVNSNSEILALGANMDKVEAAFNFKLENNHAFLPGAVSRKKQVVPQLTESFNA from the coding sequence ATGTCAAAAATTCTCGTTTTTGGTCACCAAAATCCTGACTCAGATGCTATCGGCTCATCTGTAGCTTTTGCTTATCTTGCAAAAGAAGCTTATGGTTTGGATACAGAAGCAGTGGCTCTTGGAACTCCAAATGAAGAAACAGCTTTCGTATTGGACTATTTTGGTGTGGAAGCACCACGCGTCATCACATCAGCTAAAGCAGAAGGTGCAGAGCAAGTCATCTTGACAGACCACAACGAATTCCAACAATCTGTTTCAGATATCGCTGAAGTAGAAGTTTACGGTGTAGTGGATCACCACCGTGTGGCTAACTTTGAAACTGCCAGCCCACTTTACATGCGTTTGGAACCAGTAGGATCAGCATCTTCTATCGTTTACCGCATGTTCAAAGAACACGGTGTAGCAGTGCCAAAAGAATTGGCAGGTTTGATGCTTTCAGGTTTGATTTCAGATACCCTTCTTTTGAAATCTCCAACAACACACCCATCTGATAAAGTGATTGCGCCAGAATTGGCTGAATTGGCTGGTGTCAACTTGGAAGAATATGGTCTTGCAATGCTCAAGGCTGGTACTAACTTGGCAAGCAAATCAGCAGAAGAATTGATCGACATCGATGCTAAGACTTTTGAATTGAACGGAAATAACGTTCGTGTGGCTCAAGTGAACACAGTTGATATTGCGGAAGTTTTGGAACGCCAAGCTGAAATCGAAGCAGCTATCCAAGCTGCCAATGCAGCTAACGGCTACTCTGACTTTGTTTTGATGATTACAGACATCGTCAACTCAAACTCAGAAATCTTGGCTCTTGGTGCCAACATGGACAAGGTAGAAGCAGCCTTCAACTTCAAACTTGAAAACAATCATGCTTTCCTTCCAGGTGCCGTTTCACGTAAGAAACAAGTGGTTCCTCAATTGACTGAAAGCTTTAATGCATAA
- a CDS encoding DUF1803 domain-containing protein, with protein MITIINPIRLTRQPFFKDLINYLDQHDDVILRQIKAQFPDQPVDKLMEEYIKAGFILRENKRYTLNLPFLESTDRVELDQEVFVREDSAVYQELKAKVFQTELRNTTNAAILIEETDFARHAQTLSNYFYKVAHQYPLTEDQEKLYAILGDVNPEYALKYMTSFLLKFLKKEEVQQKRKDIFVDSLEVLGYIHKNDEGKYELAVDLDKERLMFIKQ; from the coding sequence ATGATTACAATCATTAATCCCATACGTTTGACACGTCAGCCATTTTTCAAGGACTTGATCAACTATTTGGACCAGCACGACGATGTGATCCTGCGGCAAATTAAGGCCCAATTTCCGGATCAACCAGTGGATAAGCTGATGGAGGAGTATATCAAAGCGGGCTTCATCCTTCGAGAAAATAAACGCTACACTCTCAATTTGCCTTTCTTAGAGTCAACTGATCGAGTTGAACTGGATCAAGAGGTCTTTGTTCGAGAGGACAGTGCAGTTTATCAAGAATTAAAAGCCAAGGTCTTCCAAACAGAACTCCGCAACACGACTAATGCAGCAATTCTCATAGAGGAGACGGACTTTGCGCGACATGCACAGACCCTTTCCAATTACTTCTACAAGGTTGCTCACCAATATCCATTGACAGAGGATCAAGAAAAGCTCTATGCTATTTTGGGCGATGTCAATCCCGAGTATGCTCTCAAGTATATGACCAGCTTTTTGCTCAAGTTCCTCAAAAAAGAAGAAGTCCAGCAAAAGCGCAAGGACATTTTTGTCGATAGTTTAGAAGTCTTAGGTTATATCCACAAAAATGATGAAGGCAAATATGAATTAGCAGTGGACTTGGACAAGGAAAGACTGATGTTTATCAAACAATAA